The Pocillopora verrucosa isolate sample1 chromosome 14, ASM3666991v2, whole genome shotgun sequence genome has a segment encoding these proteins:
- the LOC131781749 gene encoding uncharacterized protein yields MRFATVLLVAIVLMVMVELSETRGRGGGGRSGGSRGSRGSSRSRSRSGGSSSKPKITKYTPIKANSVRSPVIVKQTKVGSRSSTFKRVVVAYLVTRFVFSSAPVYRQGYPMYRSYVSIPKERAVRVTYERERLLNDKGNLCLDTSAGRQTMKEGIDDNLVNLTTTVKYKNGETKTLHGVDKTVSLEDIKDQDFEVVSLASYNITIVTGTTCTQVEKTVQGTMVTMYETNPNGSNRLNINNILLSVVIMLFVFMN; encoded by the coding sequence ATGCGATTCGCTACAGTGTTGCTTGTTGCTATCGTCCTTATGGTGATGGTGGAGTTATCAGAAACAAGAGGACGTGGTGGTGGAGGCAGATCTGGAGGCTCCCGTGGCTCAAGAGGCTCCAGTCGATCGAGATCTAGGTCTGGAGGGTCCAGCTCAAAACCTAAAATCACCAAATACACACCAATCAAAGCCAACTCAGTTCGCTCCCCGgtgattgtcaaacaaactaAAGTGGGTTCGCGTTCAAGCACGTTCAAGAGAGTTGTCGTTGCTTATTTGGTGACTCGCTTCGTGTTCAGCAGTGCCCCTGTCTATCGGCAGGGATATCCAATGTACCGGAGTTATGTCTCCATACCGAAAGAAAGAGCGGTGAGGGTTACCTATGAGAGAGAAAGGCTGCTGAATGATAAAGGAAATTTGTGTTTGGATACATCAGCAGGGAGGCAGACTATGAAGGAAGGAATCGACGACAACTTGGTTAACTTGACAACTACAGTGAAGTACAAAAATGGAGAAACGAAAACACTACACGGAGTCGACAAAACAGTGTCGCTGGAAGACATCAAGGATCAAGACTTTGAAGTTGTAAGCCTCGCCAGTTACAACATCACGATTGTGACGGGAACAACTTGTACACAGGTCGAGAAGACCGTCCAAGGTACGATGGTTACCATGTACGAGACAAATCCGAACGGCTCGAACAGGCTGAACATCAACAACATACTTCTCTCAGTCGTTATTATGTTGTTTGTGTTTATGAATTAA